The following coding sequences are from one Triticum aestivum cultivar Chinese Spring chromosome 5A, IWGSC CS RefSeq v2.1, whole genome shotgun sequence window:
- the LOC123105024 gene encoding binding partner of ACD11 1: MEEGRRGTRTVRVRNISDLAGEREVREFFSFSGEIDHVDITPDGAAAGRTAYVTFKDAKALEIALLLSGATIVDRVVNITSAEDYIYIPVNEQQLMVNEVTSTAPTADLEQPTEANASPTSVYASKAHDVMTTVIARGSAIRQDAVNKAKSFDERHQLRANASARISSFDRRVGLSEKLNTGISAVNEKVKTVDQRLHVSDKTMAALLAAERKLNNTGSAVKTNRYVSAGTSWLNGAFSKVAKAGHVAGSRTREKFQIAVSNISAKGPAVVA; encoded by the exons ATGGAG gaggggaggagggggacgAGGACGGTGCGGGTGCGGAACATCTCAGATCTGGCCGGGGAGCGCGAGGTGCGcgagttcttctccttctccggcGAAATCGACCACGTCGACATCACCCC tgacggggcggcggcggggaggacggCCTACGTCACCTTCAAGGACGCCAAGGCCCTGGAgatcgcgctgctgctctcg GGAGCAACAATTGTGGATCGAGTTGTGAACATAACCTCTGCTGAAGATTACATCTACATCCCTGTTAATGAACAG CAACTTATGGTGAATGAGGTGACAAGTACAGCTCCTACTGCAGATTTGGAACAACCTACTGAG GCCAACGCAAGCCCCACTAGCGTTTATGCCAGCAAGGCTCATGATGTCATGACAACTGTGATCGCAAGGGGTTCAGCAATTCGACAAGATGCTGTGAACAAAGCTAAATCATTTGACGAGAGGCATCAGTTGAGGGCTAATGCGTCAGCTAGGATCAGTTCCTTCGATAGGCGTGTTGGCCTTTCAGAGAAGTTAAATACTGGGATATCGGCCGTAAATGAAAAGGTGAAAACTGTGGACCAAAGGTTACATGTTTCTGACAAAACAATGGCCGCTTTGCTGGCTGCAGAGCGCAAGCTAAACAATACAGGGTCTGCTGTGAAAACCAACAG GTATGTGTCTGCTGGAACAAGCTGGCTAAATGGTGCGTTCAGCAAGGTTGCCAAGGCTGGTCATGTTGCTGGCTCAAGAACAAGAGAAAAGTTCCAGATAGCTGTGTCAAATATATCAGCCAAA GGGCCTGCTGTCGTTGCTTGA